The Pirellulales bacterium DNA segment GCCGGGCCGTGATGAAATAGAATACCAGCACCGCTAGCAAGCCGCCCACCACGTTCAAAAAATTGCTGGTGGCGACCAAATTGCCTTTGCTTTCCTTCGGCGAGCGATGCTGTAACAGCGTGTACAGCGGCACAATGTACAGGCCGGCCGCCACTCCGACGGCGATCAGGCAGCCGATCATTTGATATTTGTTGGGCACCACCAGCGATAGGGCGGCGGTGGTGGCAATCAGCAGCGACAGGCCGATGGGCACCAGTCCCAATTCCAACCGGTTGCCGGAAAAATATCCGGCCAGCGAGCAACCAATGCCGACGCCCAGACCCACCATACCAAGCAAAATCGATACTTCCCACTCGATCCGCGACGCTTTGGATTCCTCGGTATGCTGCTCTTCTTTGAACGGCGCGTTGGCGGCGACGGCGTCGGCCACTTCGGGCGATTCTTCACTGACGATGGTCTCGGTTTTGGAGAGCGGGGAGGCGGTTTCGCCCGATTGGCCTTCGTTTTCCTGCCGTACGGCAGAGAGGGCCTGGGCCGTGGCCGCCGGTGGCTTGGGGAGCCGGCTGGCGATCACAATTTCTTCAATGGTTTCCCCCTGAAACAGCAGGCATTGCCGCAAGTACAGCGTCATCAGCGCGAAAAACGCAATGCCGATGGCGGCCAAAATCAGCGGCCGGGAGCGATTGAGCACCGTGAGATTTTTTTTCAGCGGCACAATGGGATTGAACGTCAGTGGCATTTCAGGCGCGGCCGCCGGAATGCGGCGAATAAGCATGGACGCCGCCGCGCCCACCAGGGCGAGCAAAAACAGCACCAGGCCGATGACCCATTCCCGGCCCGGGTGCAGTATGTTCACCATGGCAGTGCTGTCGATTTCAGATTTGATCCATAACCAGCCATACATTGCGCCGCCGAAGACCGTGCCCAAAATCGTGGCCACAAAACTGGCGCCTTCCAAAAAACCGTTGCCGCGTGACAAGACCGAGGTGTCTACAATCTCCGGCATCATGCCGTATTTGGCGGGAATGAAAAACGCACTGTGCGTGCCCATCAGGAAGACGACGGAAATCATGAGCACGGAGCTGATGATGGCCAGCGCTTGTTGTGAGGCCCAACCCCAGCCAGCCGTGTGCGGCAACACCAGGGCGAACAAAGCCACGGCCATAATGCCGACTTCGGCCAGCTTCCAAAACACAACGATGTTGCGTTTGCTGTATTTGTCGGCCAGCACCCCGGCCAGCGGCGAAAACAGAAAAAACGGCGTGATGAAGCAGGCGGTGACAATTGAGATGACCGCCTTGGCGTCGATCCAGCCGATCGCCACGAAACGGACCAGCATGTCGGTGGCGTAAAATAAAGCCACGATGTGGCTGGCCTGATCGTTAAACGCCGCCAGAAACTGCGCCAGCACCAGCCCGATGAAATTGCGCGATTTCAGCGTGGGCGAAGGGGTAAACAATTTGAGCGCTCCAAGGCAACGGTCTGTCCGATCGTCGCCTAACTTGGGGAATGTAGCGGCGTCTGTCTCAGACGCCCTGGTTTTTTCAAACAGAACGGCTGGGGACAGCCGTCGCTACATTCGAATGAGCAACGACCTTATGGGCCAAGCGGTATGGAAGGGCCGAATATACCGGAGAAAGTGCAGTCCGCACCAGTGGCACTGGCTGGCGATATTGTCGTGGAGCGGATTTAAGGGGCGCGCTAAAAATTGCAGTGCACGCCGCGGCGGCGGAGTTCTTGTTCCAGGGCGTCGGGCGAGGTGTATTGCACGGCATCCCAGCCGCAGCGGCGGGCAGCGGCGACGTTTTTTTCGATGTCGTCGACGAAGAAAATTCTCTCCGCGGGCACGCCGGCCAGTTCGGTGGCGCGGCGGTAAATTTTTTCATCGGGCTTTTGCACGCCGATTTCGTAACTCAGCGCGAATGTTTGGAACGCCCTCGGCAAAATGCCGTAGCGGCCGTCGGTCACCAGCCGCCAGTGCGACGGCGAAATGTTCGACAGCACGCCCAGCGGAATTTGTGAATCTTCTAAATTCGCCACCAAGGGCAGCAAGGCGGTGTTGAGCGTGAAGATATCGGAATCGGCCTGCAGCAGCGCCGCCATGTCGGGTCCGCTGCCGGTCAGGCGGCAAAATTCGCTGTAAAACTGCTCGTCGTTCAACTCGCCCCGTTCGTACTGCCATAAAATGGCATGCGAGCCGATGAGTACATCTTTCACTTTGTCTTCCGGCACGCCGCTCAGCTCCGCAACCTGCCGAATTTCCTGCGGCCGGCTGAAATAGCACAGCACATTGCCCAGGTCGAAATAGATGAACGCGGGAGGCATCGGCAGGCAAGGGTTCAGGGTTCAGGAGTCAAAGAACCAAGCCGACGACTTGTCGTCGGAAATTCAGTGGCGATTATAGCAGGCCGCAGTAAGGGGGAAACGCCCACCTGCGCCGCCAGTGGACCGCGAACCGGGGATGACTTAGGATGCTCGTTTGTATTGATGTTCGATTGCGGAGCGCCGGAGAAGCGCTCGCCTTGCGGCCCGCGGCTAAACCGCAAGCGGGTCACCACAACCAACTCAAATCAAAAAATGCTCAACAAATTTAGTTCTCGCGTGACGCAACCGAAAAGCCAAGGGGCTTCGCAAGCCATGCTGTACGGCACCGGCCTGAGCGAAGCCGACATGAACAAGCCGCAGGTCGGCATCGCCAGCATGTGGTACGAGGGGAACACCTGCAACATGCACTTGGACAAGCTGGCCGCCAGGGCGAAAGAAGGGGTGACGGCCGCCGGGATGGTCGGCATGCGGTTCAACACCATCGGCGTAAGCGACGGGATTTCGATGGGCACCGAGGGGATGTGCTACTCGCTGCAATCGCGCGATTTAATTGCCGATTCGATCGAAACCGTGATGCACGCCCAGTGGTACGACGCCAACATCAGCATTCCCGGTTGCGACAAAAACATGCCCGGCTGCGTGATGGCCATGGCCCGCGTGAATCGACCGGCGCTGATGATATACGGCGGCACCATCAAGCCGGGGCACATGCCGCGGGCTGGCGAAGGGCATGCTGAGGGAGAAACGCTCGACATTGTTTCAGCCTTTCAATGTTACGGCGAATTTGTGGCGGGCCGGATTGACGAAGCGACTCGCAAAACCATCGTGCAAAAATCGTGTCCCGGGGCCGGGGCCTGCGGCGGCATGTACACGGCCAACACCATGGCCTCGGCGATCGAGGCCTTGGGCATGTCGCTGCCGTACAGTGCTTCCACTCCGGCGGAAGATGCGGGCAAGGCGGATGAGTGCATCCGGGCCGGCGCAGCCATTCGGAATTTGCTGGAGCGCGACATCAAGCCCCGCGACATTATGACCCGCCGCGCATTTGAAAATGCGATGGTCATTGTGATGGCCTTGGGCGGTTCGACCAATGCGGTGCTGCATTTAATTGCTATGGCCCGCACGGCAGGCGTGGAATTGGGCATCGACGATTTTCAACATGTGAGCAAGCGCGTACCGTACATTGCCGATTTGAAGCCCAGCGGCCGGTTCGTACAGGAAGATTTGCACAATGCCGGCGGCACGCCCGGCGTGATGAAGTATTTGCTCGACGAGGGTTTGCTAGACGGCGATTGCCTGACTGTCACTGGTAAAACGCTGGCGGAAAATTTGGCCGCGCTGCCGGGACTGAAAGCCGGGCAACAAGTCGTGCAAACGGTGGAGAAGCCGATCAAAAAAACAGGGCACATTCAAATTTTGCGCGGCAATTTGGCGACCGAGGGGGCCGTGGCGAAAATCACGGGCAAGGAAGGGCAGCGGTTCGAGGGGCCGGCCAAAGTGTTCGATTCAGAAGAAGACATGCTGGCGGCGCTGGAGGAGAAGAAAATCGTCAAAGGGGATGTGGTGATTATTCGTTATGAAGGACCCAAAGGCGGCCCGGGCATGCCGGAAATGCTGACGCCCACCTCGGCCATTGTCGGCGCCGGGTTGGGCAAAGATGTGGCACTGCTAACCGACGGGCGATTTTCCGGCGGCTCGCACGGCTTTATCGTCGGGCACATTACGCCCGAGGCTCAGGAAGGGGGCGCGATTGCTTTGCTCCGCGACGGAGACAAAATCATCATCGACGCTGCGGCCAACAAAATCGACGTGCAACTTTCGGGCGATGAACTGGCCCGTCGCCGCGCTGCCTGGAAAGCCCCGGCATACAAAGCCACCCGGGGCACGCTGTACAAATACATTAAGAACGTGAAGAACGCTTCGCTGGGCTGCGTGACGGATGAGTGACGATTCTGGCTTGGTATTCTGGCTTGGTAGAATCGAATAATTACCCTGATGGACCCTGCCAGCACTCCCAAAACCGGCATTGCCCTGCTTTTAGCCCGCCGCTACACTTTTCGGCCCGCGTAGTCTCGCGGTGCGCTTTCGCGCTGTTGGGTCTGGGCATTTGTGCCAAAACCAAGCTGATTCTGGGTTTAAGCCTGGCGGATCGCTGCCCGTCAAACTGTTGTAATTCAAAATCGTGCTTCTAAAATGGATATTAGGTCGCGGTGGGCCTTTGCCAAGGATGGTAAACCATGAAGACCACATTGTTTGGGGCGGTTGGTGGTGCGTTGATTGTGGGGCTGGTTTGGTCGGTTTTAGGCCGTGAGACGCCGGTCTTCGCCGAACACCCTTCGGTGTATGATCCGGCTTCGGAGTTGATTGCCCTGCCCACGCAGGTCGACAACGCCCGGCAGCAGATTACGGTGATCGACCCCGTCAAGCGCGTAATGTGTGTGTATCATGTGGATTTGCCGACCGGCGCAATCACGCTGAAAGGTGTGCGAAACATTTCCGGAGATTTGCAAATTGACGACTTCAACGGGGTGAATCCGCTACCCCGGGATGTTCGAGCTCAATTAGATCATCGGTAGCCAGGATGGTTCCCGTTCAAACTGTTGAGGGGGAAAAGGGAATTATGGCACGCAAACTTATCGATCAAGAAGAAGCCGCTCGTATGCTCGGAATTACCCCCGAGCAGGTTTCGGTCCTGCGCGACCGGAAAAAGCTGTTTCCTTACCGTGATGGTGACCAGTGGA contains these protein-coding regions:
- a CDS encoding MFS transporter, whose product is MFTPSPTLKSRNFIGLVLAQFLAAFNDQASHIVALFYATDMLVRFVAIGWIDAKAVISIVTACFITPFFLFSPLAGVLADKYSKRNIVVFWKLAEVGIMAVALFALVLPHTAGWGWASQQALAIISSVLMISVVFLMGTHSAFFIPAKYGMMPEIVDTSVLSRGNGFLEGASFVATILGTVFGGAMYGWLWIKSEIDSTAMVNILHPGREWVIGLVLFLLALVGAAASMLIRRIPAAAPEMPLTFNPIVPLKKNLTVLNRSRPLILAAIGIAFFALMTLYLRQCLLFQGETIEEIVIASRLPKPPAATAQALSAVRQENEGQSGETASPLSKTETIVSEESPEVADAVAANAPFKEEQHTEESKASRIEWEVSILLGMVGLGVGIGCSLAGYFSGNRLELGLVPIGLSLLIATTAALSLVVPNKYQMIGCLIAVGVAAGLYIVPLYTLLQHRSPKESKGNLVATSNFLNVVGGLLAVLVFYFITARLQGFLGLTLHMKAVKSHPDLITAYQGQLIRALRIPKILFLFASLITLVMLALAWWQRPDFILRAISWIRSSRRRHSRALGFDNIPANGQVILISNSHDFDHWILVVSTVDRFTRFVAPPDARGDRMLRDVALSTGVMIAANRKVQLSAEDNALARGLVTLGQNYLLGLSLAEDFSADAGQAGHEGGEHLLAELRAKVPATILPVYCGEQPTHPEEALRFPRLHTYVVIGEPLPPDTPLAEIRAAVAALGT
- the ilvD gene encoding dihydroxy-acid dehydratase translates to MLNKFSSRVTQPKSQGASQAMLYGTGLSEADMNKPQVGIASMWYEGNTCNMHLDKLAARAKEGVTAAGMVGMRFNTIGVSDGISMGTEGMCYSLQSRDLIADSIETVMHAQWYDANISIPGCDKNMPGCVMAMARVNRPALMIYGGTIKPGHMPRAGEGHAEGETLDIVSAFQCYGEFVAGRIDEATRKTIVQKSCPGAGACGGMYTANTMASAIEALGMSLPYSASTPAEDAGKADECIRAGAAIRNLLERDIKPRDIMTRRAFENAMVIVMALGGSTNAVLHLIAMARTAGVELGIDDFQHVSKRVPYIADLKPSGRFVQEDLHNAGGTPGVMKYLLDEGLLDGDCLTVTGKTLAENLAALPGLKAGQQVVQTVEKPIKKTGHIQILRGNLATEGAVAKITGKEGQRFEGPAKVFDSEEDMLAALEEKKIVKGDVVIIRYEGPKGGPGMPEMLTPTSAIVGAGLGKDVALLTDGRFSGGSHGFIVGHITPEAQEGGAIALLRDGDKIIIDAAANKIDVQLSGDELARRRAAWKAPAYKATRGTLYKYIKNVKNASLGCVTDE
- a CDS encoding HAD family phosphatase — protein: MPPAFIYFDLGNVLCYFSRPQEIRQVAELSGVPEDKVKDVLIGSHAILWQYERGELNDEQFYSEFCRLTGSGPDMAALLQADSDIFTLNTALLPLVANLEDSQIPLGVLSNISPSHWRLVTDGRYGILPRAFQTFALSYEIGVQKPDEKIYRRATELAGVPAERIFFVDDIEKNVAAARRCGWDAVQYTSPDALEQELRRRGVHCNF